AGATGACATCTGGCATCCCGAGAAATTGGCACGAGCAGCGAGTGTACTGAAGGCATACGGCAAGACCCCCGCCCTGTACGGCGCCGCAACCTGGGTTTGCAATGCCGAGCTGGAGGGCAAAAGAATGTCGCGCGTGACCCACGTACCATTGGGATTTCGCCATGCACTTGGCCAGAACTTCGCGGGCGGAAACACGATGGTCATGAACAACGCTGCACTCCGCACAGTGCAACGCGCCTATTCATCCACAATGCGCGTGCCGGTACATGATTGGTGGCTTTATCAAGTGATCTCAGGCGCAGGGGGGGAGGTGATCTTCGATCAGCAGCCTTGTCTGGATTACCGCCAACACACTGGAAATGAAATTGGCAGCGCTACCGGTATTACACCGATACTCAAGCGAATGCGCCGGATGGTGCGGGGGGATTACCGGCACTGGAACTCGGCCAACCTCTCCGCTTTGCAATCTTGCGCTTCAGTGCTGACCAGGGAAAACCGCGCAGTGTTGGAGCAAGTCGTGAAATATCGCGACGCCGGTCTTGTCAAACGGCTGTCCCTCACCCGTGACCCGGGTTTGTACCGTCAAGGTCTTCTTGGACAGCTTGGCTTACTAGCCGCGCTCGCCCTCAATCGGTTTTAACCAATTAGCGAAAGCAGATACGTACCATAGTCGGATTTTCCGTATAGCTCGCCCTGCTTACGCAATTGGTTCGCATCGATCCACTTATGCTCATATGCGATCTCTTCGGGGCAGCCGGTTTGCAGCCCTTGACGGGACTGAAGCGTGCGCACGAAGTTGCCCGCGTCCAAGAGACTGCAGTGGGTTCCGGTGTCGAGCCAGGCAAAGCCGCGGCCCATGCGCTGAACCGTCAAAAGCTCGTCCTTGAGGTATGTCTGGAGAAGAGCGGTGATCTCCAGCTCGTTGCGCTCCGACGGAGAAATCGAGCGTGCGCGATCAGACGCGGTGCCATCGAGGAAGTACAATCCGGTCACGGCATAGTTGCTGGGCGGAACTTTCGGCTTCTCGACGAGGTCGACGACCTTACCGCTCGCATCCGTTTGGACAACGCCGTAGCGCTCAGGATCTGTTACTCGGTACCCGAATACGGTTCCACCGGTGGTCTTGTCGTCCGCAGCGCTCAACAACTCAGGCAGACCATGGCCGAAAAAGATGTTGTCACCGAGTACCATCGCGCTTGGCGCGCCATCAAGGAATGTCTCTGCCAGAAGGTAAGCTTGCGCCAATCCATCGGGGCTCGGTTGCACGATGAAGGTTAGCGATACACCCCATTGGCTGCCATCGCCCAGGAGCCGCTGGAACTGAGCCTGATCCTCTGGCGTCGTGATCACCGCAATCTCGCGGATACCCGCCAGCATCAACACGCTGAGCGGATAATAGATCATCGGCTTGTCGAAGATCGGCATCAATTGCTTGGACACGCCTTGTGTGATCGGAAAGAGGCGCGTGCCGGAGCCACCTGCAAGGATGATGCCTTTGCGTTGTGTCATGGTGATCTACTTTTCAATTTTTCTGTGTCGACCGGAGCCAAATCGCGTTGTAGAGGCAACTGGGGGCCTAGGTCAAAGCCTCGACGATATCTGCAGTGTCTTTGCGCCAGTCTGGCCTCTTGATTCCGAAGACACGTTCAGTGTCGCTGCAGTCGAGCCGTGAGTTCAACGGGCGTATAGCCGGCGTCTTGTATTCCGCCGTAGGAATGTCAGTTACCGCGATGTGTCGGTCCGCTTCGGCAAAGATCGCGCGGGCAAAATCAGCCCAGCTGACATCTGGCGCGCCGCTGAAATGATAGATCCCGGCTTTGGAGGCTCCATCTGCACCGCGCATCTGCTTTGCCATTGACAGGCAAGCTGAAGCAATCGATCCCGCAGCCGTCGGCCCACCGACTTGGTCACCTACAATGGTCAGTGAATCGCGCGTCTGTGACAATCGCAGCATTGTCTTCAAGAAGTTGGCCCCGTGCGCAGAAAAGACCCAAGAGGTTCTGAGGATTGCGTAGCGTCCACCTGCGGCCTGCACCTGTTGCTCTCCCGCCAGCTTACTCCGACCGTAGGCGTTCAAGGGCCGCGTGGGACTCTCAGGCAAATGCGGGGCGCTTCCCTTCCCATCGAGAACATAGTCGGTGGAAATCTGAATGAAGGGGATATCAAGAGTTGCGCAGGCCCGCGCCATGGCGCCAGGTGCATCGCCATTGATAAGCGTGGCTCTGGCTTCATCCTCTTCTGCGTCATCTACAGCGGTAAAAGCCGCGGCGTTGATGACGGCAGCGGGCTTGGTGGCGGCAATCAAAGCTTCGCATGCCGCAGGATCTTCCAAGTCAGCCTGATCCCGGCCAACACACCTGACATCTGGGCTATTCGCCAGATGTCGCGCGACTTGACCCGTCTTTCCAAAAACGAGGATCGTCATCCGACCTTGCCCAACCGCTCTCCGACACCCTGCCGCTCCTGCAAAGCACGCCACCAGTCTTCATTGGCAAGATACCATTCGACAGTCTTTCTCAGACCTTGATCCAACGTCACCGAGGGCCGCCACCCCAGCTCGGTGCGAATGCGCTCGGGATCGATCGCGTATCGCAAATCGTGGCCCGGGCGGTCCGTGACATTGGTGATCTGATCGGCGTAAGGGGCCTCTTTCGGACGCAGCTCGTCAAGCAGGCCGCAGATCATCGTTACGATGTCGATATTGCGCGCCTCGTTCTCGCCGCCGATATTGTAGGTCCGTGCGTTCTCGCCCTTTTGCAGCACCGTCAGCAGAGCGTCGGCGTGGTCTTCCACATAGAGCCAGTCGCGCACATTCAGCCCTTCGCCGTAGACGGGGATGGGCTTGCCCGCCAACGCATTGAGGATGACGACGGGTATCAGCTTCTCGGGGAATTGGTACGGGCCGTAATTGTTGGAGCAGTTGGTCAGCACGAAGGGCAGGCCGTAGGTTTCCCCCCAGGCGCGCACCAGGTGATCAGATGCCGCCTTCGAGGCCGAGTAGGGACTATTCGGTGCGTAAGGCGTGTCTTCGGAAAACTGGCCCTCGTCCCCAAGCGTGCCATAGACCTCGTCGGTCGAGATATGGTGGAACCGGAATCCTTCGGGGCGCCCCGCCGCGTTCCAGTAGGACAGAGCCGCCTGCAACAGCGTGAAGGTGCCCATAATATTGGTTTGCATGAAAGCCTGCGGCCCGTCGATCGACCGGTCCACATGGCTTTCAGCCGCGAGGTGCATGACCGCATCGGGCTTATGCTTGTCGAACAAAGCCTGCATAACTGGCGCATCACAGATGTCGGCCTTCTCGAACACGTATCCTTTGGCGTTGCCGACGGGCTCAAGATTGGCAAGACAGGCCGCATATGTAAGCGCATCCACATTCACCACCTCGTGCCCGTCGCGGATTGCCTGTCGCACGACCGCGGACCCAATGAAGCCCGCCCCGCCGGTCACCATGATTTTCATGTGCAAAGACCCTTATTCAAATGGCGAAACGAAATCGGCAAAGTCGATTGCCGCCGCGTCTTTCTCGGACAATATCGCCTGTTCCGCATCCAGTTGCCAGTCGATGTCAAGGCTCGGGCTCGCAAAGTGGACAGCCCCATCGCAGTCAGGTGCGTAGACATCCGAGCATTTGTAAAGCAGCTCGGAGTTTGGGGCCAAAGTCGCGAAGCCATGCAGGAAACCCTTGGGAACGAAAAGTTGCTTTCCATTCTCCGCGCTCAGCTCTTCTGCCACCCACCTTCCGTAGGTCGGTGAGCTTTTGCGGATATCAACCGCGACGTCGAGAACGGCCCCCGCACCGCAACGCACAAGTTTGTCCTGAGCGTGGGGTGGTGACTGGAAATGCAGGCCGCGCACGGTCCCGACCGGCACGGAGAGCGAATGGTTATCCTGGACGAAATCCGCAACGATACCCAATTTTTCCAGTGTTTTCTTGTTCCATACTTCGGAGAAATAGCCGCGCTCGTCGCCAAACCGCTTGGGCGTCAGAACCACGACGCCATCCAACTGCGTTTCCTGAACATGCACTGTTGATCTCTCCTCGATCTATCGCCGCGACCTGTAGCAGGGGCAGTCTCCACTGTCACCTAGCCTCCGCGCCTTGGCGCTGTTCGCCCCGTCGGATTGCGATCGGATTGTTCCGTTCAAATTTAACGATTTCCTGCGGCGTAGCATCATCCGTATCGCTCCGAAAACTCGGTCACAACCAACCTTACACAACATACTCATTCGGCTCGGACCAGATGCTTTGAGAAGGTCAGATGCACTGAGAAAATCCGCTTTGAAAGGGCTGTAAATCATGCATCCGGAGGGCTTCAGTCAACGCGAAAACGCGGTCCTTGAGCACAAGTAGATTTGAGTTTGCGCAAAAGGGAGACGGTTCAGCTAAGATCAGAGCGAGGACCTGTACTATCATGCGGCTAACTGAGAGTAATGTGCGGGCGAAAGTAGCCAAGTAAAACGAGCCGGTGCGCCGGGTTTGGAAATTTGATCGGGACGATTATCAGGAAAGGTCAACAGGTGGTCGACATCAAAAAAGTATCCTTGGCCCCGCCTCGCGAGAAGATTGAATTCACAGGCGAGCGCTGCACCCCTTGGATTACGACAGGTCTCTTGTCGGAACATCTCCACAGGTATCTTTCCGTTCTTGAGCTTGTGGAAGGAAAAACTGTCCTCGATATTGCCTGTGGCGAAGGGTACGGCGCAGCCTTGATGCGGAATGCAGGCGCTTCAAGCGTTCTGGGCATCGACATCGACCAAGAGATTATTGTCAGAGCCAATCGTATATACGGCAGAGAAGAGCTTTCCTTCGCCTGTGGGGATATTCGGGAAGACCTCAATATTCCGTCAAAGAAATTTGATGTAATCACTTGCTTTGAAACGATCGAGCATATCGATGCGCAAGACGCATTTATGGCTGAACTCGCGCGAGTCTTAGCCCCGGGAGGGACACTCATAATTTCCACACCAGACGCGAAGCGACCCGGTGCGGAGAACGAGAATAATCCTTTTCACGAAAAGGAGCTGAGCATCGAAGAGTTTCAGGATTTGGTAGGTCGACACTTTGCTTATTCGGAAATGAACTATCAACGCTTCGTGTGCGGGTCCGTCATGAGTGGCCCTGACGGCGCAATAACGCCAAATCAGAGTTTCTGGGAACGGAACGGCTTCCTCGCCTATGAGAATACTCGAGGTCTACAACACCAGAAATTCGCGATTATTTCAGCGTCGGATAGGCCCGTCAGTGCACTTTCGACGGGCCTTCTGCATGATGGTCATATTCTGGCAAGCCTTCGCACGGCTCTCCGCGCCGCAACAGAATGACGCCCGGGTACTTCGCAATATCTACGCTTTCATTTGTTCATACAGCTTTGCTTGAAGCTGCAAACCTGAAATAAAGCGTTCGATTGGTCGGTCTTCCAAAGGCGCACCTTGCTTGACCCTCGCCCTCAACCACAAAATACTCGTTGCCGCGCTAAACGCAAAATCGAAACTGGAAACCTGTCGTGAAAAGGTCTTACCGGCTTCAGAAAGTGTCGAAACAAGTTCTTCCTCATTGGCCCCGGTGTGAAGCGCGCAAGAGATGATGTCAGAATAGGCCGGGCCAGCACGCAAGATGTCTAAGTCAACAATCCGATCAGCCTTTCGGGCTGTCAGAATAAAATTTCCGTTCTGCATGTCGTTGTGTAACAGCCCGTCCTCGAGACCAAGATCGTAGTCGTCCAGATCTTGGGTAATTTGATCCAAAAAAGGATTCAGACCAGCCGCCTCCAATTTTGACACAAACTCTGATGGCAGTTCGTCGTGCCGTGGCGCGCTTAACTGTCCGAAGACACGTTGAAGCGGCCCTAGGATTTCATCATCCGCGAGCGAAAAATGCTGAAAAAGTTTTAGGGCCAGCCCCATCGGATCTTTAGCAGCCTTCGGCGTCACTCGCTTGGGAAAGTAGTCGCTCAGCAATCCCAAGAATGGGAATATCATATACGTCTCGCCGTCACTCTCTTTTTTCCGAAACGCGCCATCAATGCGTTCCGGCGAAACGATGACTGAATTGGACACGCGCTTGGTTAGAAATTGCCCCAGCTTCTCGACGTCACCATCTCCAAGCCGCACGAAAGCGCTGTTCTTGGGGATGCTTTTCAGAACTTTGGGACCTTTGCTGGTTGTGATCAAAGAAGATTGGTTCACCCCGCGAGATAGAGAAATTCCAGACTGATTGGCGTTGGTCCAATGCTGGAGCGGAAGCGATTGCGCGTATTTGTCAGTTGCAGAAATCAGAACCCGTTTTGAATTCTCCATTTCTCCAAAATAGGTCATGAACCGCTCGATTTTCACGGTCTTGAAGTGTTTTGCCAGACCGCGAATTATGAGCTCGATATCGTAGTTCTCGGTGGGATAACCTTTGCGGTTTGCAATCGAGGGCTCGTCTATATCCCACGGTGTTTCAATAAAGAGTGTCTCATTGGTCAAACTCGCCAGGTGCGCGATACTTTCGGGCAGAGTGCCGCCCTGATGAACAATCCAATGCAGAACTTCCATACACAGCACGACATCTGCGTTGTTGGTTTCAGGCGACAGGGCGTTCAAGCCAATTTTCTCAACAGAAATTGGCAACTTGTGAGAACTTACAACATCCGAGAAAAACTCGGTGAATTCCGGCATAACATCCACAGATTGGATCTTCGAAGCGCCGAGGCTGTGGGCGAAAAGTGAGAGAGCCCCCGAGTTGCAACCGATATCAAGAACGGACTTTCCTTGGAATGTCTCTTCAGTCCATCCAGTCTCAATCAGGCGAACAAAGGTGCTGTCGTTTTCTGGCTGCAGCGTCTTCGGATCGTACCGCTCATATCTGCACGCAATGTCGGGCACCGAGTCATACATTGTCATTTCTTGTCCCATAACCTCTTGTTAGAGCGTCGTTCAAATCCAAGTCTGCCAATTCTCAAGCTTGTCTTGGATGCAACACCGCGCGGATTCAGCTTATTTCCCAAAACACTAACGTGTCAGAAAGTTCGTCGAACTGGAGACACGTTCACGCCAATAGTTCAACAGATCAGTCATCGTTTGCTCAAATCCGATTTCCGGCTTCCAGCCAGTGTGCGCTTCAAACTTTGCTGTGTTGGGAACCTGCAAATCCGCATCGATTGGCCGTAATCGGTCCGGATCTGTTTCAACTTTGATGTCCTTTACCGTCGACATAGCCAAGAGGGCGTCCAACATCTCACGAACAGAGCAGGTGTAGGTTCCCCCGATATTGTAGTACTCGCCTGGGATCGGATCCTTTGTCACCAGCAGATAGTAGGCTCTAACCGCATCACGTACGTCGGCCCACGTTCGCAAGCTATCGAGATTACCTGTCTTCAAGACAGGCGGAATTCGCCCAGCCTCAATCAGCGCGATCTGTTTGGCGAATGTCGACTCTGCGAACACGTCTCCACGCCGGGGGCCGGTATGCGTAAACATCCGTGTCGTCATGACCTTCATACCGTAGGCTTCGCCATAGTAGCGTCCGACCAAATCGGTGCCGACCTTCGAGATCGCGTACGGAGAGGCCGGATGGAACGTGCATTCCTCGTCGATTGGGAGCTTCTCCTTTGGCACGCGGCCAAAGACCTCCGAAGACGCACAAACATGAATGACCGGGTCCATTTCCTGTTGGCGAATGGCCTCAAGGAGACGGTTGGTCCCTTGAATGTTGGTGTCCATGGTATCCAGAGGGGCATCAAAGCTCGTGCGCGGGAAGCTTTGAGCCGCAAGATGGAAGACATAGTCAGGCTGAGAGACTTTCACCGCCTGATACAGTGAAAGCTCATCCCTAAGGTCTGCATATTGCAGAAAGACACGATCCTTGTCGTTGATGCGAGGCAAAAGATGATTGAGGTTATCCATCGGGCTGCGCCAGCGCGCGACACCCCAGATATCCCAGTCAGTGTTTTCTAGAAGGAAGTCGGTCAGGTGAGAGCCCACCATTCCCGTAATACCAGTGATCAAGGCGCGTTTTGTCATGGTCTCTCTGTTTTCATTTGGGCCTCTGCATACAGCCAATGCAGGGTATCCTCCATAGAGTATTTACGAGCGTAGCCGAGTGAGCGGATCAGGGAGTTGTCCCCTCTTTGATAGAGGATGTCCCGCGCACGAATGAAATCGGGGTTGATCCGGATTTCTGGCCTGTGAGCCGATATCTCGCCCAACATATCCAAGATGGTCTGTATCGATACGACCTCTGCATTCGCGAAGTTTATCAGGGGCGGTGGAGCGTCCGCGGCGAGAACGGCCTCCATCATCGCGCAAAAATCGCGCACATCAATGAAGTCGCGCTCGACGCCCAAATTGCCGAGTTCGATAATTTCGGACTTGGCCACAAAGTTTCGGAT
The nucleotide sequence above comes from Litoreibacter ponti. Encoded proteins:
- the rfbD gene encoding dTDP-4-dehydrorhamnose reductase, producing the protein MTILVFGKTGQVARHLANSPDVRCVGRDQADLEDPAACEALIAATKPAAVINAAAFTAVDDAEEDEARATLINGDAPGAMARACATLDIPFIQISTDYVLDGKGSAPHLPESPTRPLNAYGRSKLAGEQQVQAAGGRYAILRTSWVFSAHGANFLKTMLRLSQTRDSLTIVGDQVGGPTAAGSIASACLSMAKQMRGADGASKAGIYHFSGAPDVSWADFARAIFAEADRHIAVTDIPTAEYKTPAIRPLNSRLDCSDTERVFGIKRPDWRKDTADIVEALT
- a CDS encoding glycosyltransferase; translation: MQDQAKNQAPASDCTVVLCTYNGAKFLPAQLDSIAVQSMAPDLIIASDDGSTDATVSLTQAFSDQWNRGQVIQFEGPRQGYSTNFLATLTKVHPETGLVALSDQDDIWHPEKLARAASVLKAYGKTPALYGAATWVCNAELEGKRMSRVTHVPLGFRHALGQNFAGGNTMVMNNAALRTVQRAYSSTMRVPVHDWWLYQVISGAGGEVIFDQQPCLDYRQHTGNEIGSATGITPILKRMRRMVRGDYRHWNSANLSALQSCASVLTRENRAVLEQVVKYRDAGLVKRLSLTRDPGLYRQGLLGQLGLLAALALNRF
- the rfbB gene encoding dTDP-glucose 4,6-dehydratase, producing the protein MKIMVTGGAGFIGSAVVRQAIRDGHEVVNVDALTYAACLANLEPVGNAKGYVFEKADICDAPVMQALFDKHKPDAVMHLAAESHVDRSIDGPQAFMQTNIMGTFTLLQAALSYWNAAGRPEGFRFHHISTDEVYGTLGDEGQFSEDTPYAPNSPYSASKAASDHLVRAWGETYGLPFVLTNCSNNYGPYQFPEKLIPVVILNALAGKPIPVYGEGLNVRDWLYVEDHADALLTVLQKGENARTYNIGGENEARNIDIVTMICGLLDELRPKEAPYADQITNVTDRPGHDLRYAIDPERIRTELGWRPSVTLDQGLRKTVEWYLANEDWWRALQERQGVGERLGKVG
- a CDS encoding methyltransferase domain-containing protein, with the translated sequence MTMYDSVPDIACRYERYDPKTLQPENDSTFVRLIETGWTEETFQGKSVLDIGCNSGALSLFAHSLGASKIQSVDVMPEFTEFFSDVVSSHKLPISVEKIGLNALSPETNNADVVLCMEVLHWIVHQGGTLPESIAHLASLTNETLFIETPWDIDEPSIANRKGYPTENYDIELIIRGLAKHFKTVKIERFMTYFGEMENSKRVLISATDKYAQSLPLQHWTNANQSGISLSRGVNQSSLITTSKGPKVLKSIPKNSAFVRLGDGDVEKLGQFLTKRVSNSVIVSPERIDGAFRKKESDGETYMIFPFLGLLSDYFPKRVTPKAAKDPMGLALKLFQHFSLADDEILGPLQRVFGQLSAPRHDELPSEFVSKLEAAGLNPFLDQITQDLDDYDLGLEDGLLHNDMQNGNFILTARKADRIVDLDILRAGPAYSDIISCALHTGANEEELVSTLSEAGKTFSRQVSSFDFAFSAATSILWLRARVKQGAPLEDRPIERFISGLQLQAKLYEQMKA
- a CDS encoding class I SAM-dependent methyltransferase codes for the protein MVDIKKVSLAPPREKIEFTGERCTPWITTGLLSEHLHRYLSVLELVEGKTVLDIACGEGYGAALMRNAGASSVLGIDIDQEIIVRANRIYGREELSFACGDIREDLNIPSKKFDVITCFETIEHIDAQDAFMAELARVLAPGGTLIISTPDAKRPGAENENNPFHEKELSIEEFQDLVGRHFAYSEMNYQRFVCGSVMSGPDGAITPNQSFWERNGFLAYENTRGLQHQKFAIISASDRPVSALSTGLLHDGHILASLRTALRAATE
- a CDS encoding GDP-mannose 4,6-dehydratase; translation: MTKRALITGITGMVGSHLTDFLLENTDWDIWGVARWRSPMDNLNHLLPRINDKDRVFLQYADLRDELSLYQAVKVSQPDYVFHLAAQSFPRTSFDAPLDTMDTNIQGTNRLLEAIRQQEMDPVIHVCASSEVFGRVPKEKLPIDEECTFHPASPYAISKVGTDLVGRYYGEAYGMKVMTTRMFTHTGPRRGDVFAESTFAKQIALIEAGRIPPVLKTGNLDSLRTWADVRDAVRAYYLLVTKDPIPGEYYNIGGTYTCSVREMLDALLAMSTVKDIKVETDPDRLRPIDADLQVPNTAKFEAHTGWKPEIGFEQTMTDLLNYWRERVSSSTNFLTR
- the rfbA gene encoding glucose-1-phosphate thymidylyltransferase RfbA — its product is MTQRKGIILAGGSGTRLFPITQGVSKQLMPIFDKPMIYYPLSVLMLAGIREIAVITTPEDQAQFQRLLGDGSQWGVSLTFIVQPSPDGLAQAYLLAETFLDGAPSAMVLGDNIFFGHGLPELLSAADDKTTGGTVFGYRVTDPERYGVVQTDASGKVVDLVEKPKVPPSNYAVTGLYFLDGTASDRARSISPSERNELEITALLQTYLKDELLTVQRMGRGFAWLDTGTHCSLLDAGNFVRTLQSRQGLQTGCPEEIAYEHKWIDANQLRKQGELYGKSDYGTYLLSLIG
- the rfbC gene encoding dTDP-4-dehydrorhamnose 3,5-epimerase — protein: MHVQETQLDGVVVLTPKRFGDERGYFSEVWNKKTLEKLGIVADFVQDNHSLSVPVGTVRGLHFQSPPHAQDKLVRCGAGAVLDVAVDIRKSSPTYGRWVAEELSAENGKQLFVPKGFLHGFATLAPNSELLYKCSDVYAPDCDGAVHFASPSLDIDWQLDAEQAILSEKDAAAIDFADFVSPFE